In Drosophila yakuba strain Tai18E2 chromosome 2R, Prin_Dyak_Tai18E2_2.1, whole genome shotgun sequence, a single genomic region encodes these proteins:
- the LOC6532169 gene encoding uncharacterized protein LOC6532169 isoform X2, whose translation MPAASSHSRLFFYLLCAASLLAVSKSDAGSTKNSYFVSYFYYLVINFINPFAMPIFYRFVNILPLQPPTEDLAYDAAIQLGLLNHRLNLLSHEEESRQLSLPNITLGNIVNRIPCSCDNGLCKCCAGFLAVIGMNSCTEVAYRPEEFSFELRMRVNNNIWFRQKVSGKNPPPFCFRPPRFNFAKACIQFHDIWFVGRNMHVCMYMSGEFQGFELFERNFDCLLFGDHGVKIVPPEQGYPVRPNDVDIDDGDDEIEDYDENVVRSLAEKMVKKY comes from the exons AGCCGTTTCCAAGTCGGATGCCGGTAGTACAAAGAACTCTTACTTTGTTTCATACTTTTACTATTTGGTTATTAACTTTATAAACCCTTTCGCAATGCCGATATTTTATCgatttgtaaatattt TGCCATTACAACCACCAACTGAAGATTTGGCCTACGACGCAGCTATACAGCTAGGCTTACTTAACCATCGTCTTAATTTACTTAGCCATGAGGAAGAATCAAGACAACTAAGTTTACCAAACATAACACTGGGGAACATCGTGAACCGCATACCCTGTAGTTGTGACAATGGGTTATGCAAGTGCTGTGCTG GTTTCCTTGCTGTTATTGGTATGAACAGTTGCACAGAAGTGGCATATCGACCTGAAGAATTTTCATTCGAGTTGCGAATGCGCGTTAACAACAATATTTGGTTCCGACAAAAGGTATCTGGCAAGAATCCGCCTCCATTCTGCTTCCGGCCGCCACGTTTTAATTTTGCTAAAGCCTGTATTCAATTTCATGATATATGGTTTGTCGGGCGTAATATGCACGTTTGCATGTATATGTCAGGAGAATTTCAGGGCTTTGAGTTGTTTGAAAG AAACTTTGACTGTCTCTTATTTGGAGATCACGGAGTTAAAATTGTTCCCCCAGAGCAAGGTTATCCTGTAAGACCAAATGATGTCGATATTGATGATGGAGACGATGAAATTGAGGACTACGATGAGAATGTAGTTCGCAGTTTGGCAGAAAAGAtggttaaaaaatattaa
- the LOC6532169 gene encoding uncharacterized protein LOC6532169 isoform X1, whose product MPAASSHSRLFFYLLCAASLLAVSKSDAVPLQPPTEDLAYDAAIQLGLLNHRLNLLSHEEESRQLSLPNITLGNIVNRIPCSCDNGLCKCCAGFLAVIGMNSCTEVAYRPEEFSFELRMRVNNNIWFRQKVSGKNPPPFCFRPPRFNFAKACIQFHDIWFVGRNMHVCMYMSGEFQGFELFERNFDCLLFGDHGVKIVPPEQGYPVRPNDVDIDDGDDEIEDYDENVVRSLAEKMVKKY is encoded by the exons AGCCGTTTCCAAGTCGGATGCCG TGCCATTACAACCACCAACTGAAGATTTGGCCTACGACGCAGCTATACAGCTAGGCTTACTTAACCATCGTCTTAATTTACTTAGCCATGAGGAAGAATCAAGACAACTAAGTTTACCAAACATAACACTGGGGAACATCGTGAACCGCATACCCTGTAGTTGTGACAATGGGTTATGCAAGTGCTGTGCTG GTTTCCTTGCTGTTATTGGTATGAACAGTTGCACAGAAGTGGCATATCGACCTGAAGAATTTTCATTCGAGTTGCGAATGCGCGTTAACAACAATATTTGGTTCCGACAAAAGGTATCTGGCAAGAATCCGCCTCCATTCTGCTTCCGGCCGCCACGTTTTAATTTTGCTAAAGCCTGTATTCAATTTCATGATATATGGTTTGTCGGGCGTAATATGCACGTTTGCATGTATATGTCAGGAGAATTTCAGGGCTTTGAGTTGTTTGAAAG AAACTTTGACTGTCTCTTATTTGGAGATCACGGAGTTAAAATTGTTCCCCCAGAGCAAGGTTATCCTGTAAGACCAAATGATGTCGATATTGATGATGGAGACGATGAAATTGAGGACTACGATGAGAATGTAGTTCGCAGTTTGGCAGAAAAGAtggttaaaaaatattaa
- the LOC26534741 gene encoding uncharacterized protein LOC26534741 → MSRLFILALVLCILADSAFGDIEQILRTINRALGGSTGSNSGNTGSGLGIRTPNSEFSIGFNG, encoded by the exons ATGTCTCGCCTATTT ATTCTAGCACTTGTTTTGTGTATCCTGGCTGATAGTGCTTTTGGTGATATTGAACAGATATTACGAACCATCAACAGGGCACTTGGTGGATCCACGGGTTCAAATTCTGGTAATACAGGGTCTGGACTTGGCATAAGAACACCCAATAGCGAATTTTCGATTGGATTTAATGGCTGA
- the LOC6532170 gene encoding ejaculatory bulb-specific protein 2, with protein MIRILVLMITFALMTGSALCSIENLMRIFGGGSSGGGGSNRGSGSLDVNIVPPSSALSFGYGFRPGFF; from the exons ATGATTCGAATTTTG GTTTTAATGATTACATTCGCTTTAATGACTGGTAGTGCTCTTTGTTCTATCGAGAACCTTATGCGTATCTTTGGCGGTGGATCTTCTGGAGGCGGTGGATCTAATCGAGGCAGTGGATCTTTGGATGTAAATATAGTTCCACCCAGTAGCGCACTATCCTTTGGATATGGCTTTCGTCCTGGATTCTTTTGA
- the LOC6532171 gene encoding ejaculatory bulb-specific protein 1 — MVRQLILVLSLILFSGSSHAIVSELARQTESAIQGWADIKMAPLRYLNVLFGANPGGLRGLNGRNLALEASLSTAANLQVAKLVKLLASGNLFPGGYFPYPGYGKIIADVPKGSDLITIIKNPRSYNPYLTPPGIPGWNIPVGWPRYPGPPLWPWGTEKPSPIRPEDPFPGEPRPTLPPGGNFPGFPPFPDVPLPPPGGPPHQSGGPPDPEGGPPHQSGGPPDPEGGPPDLPGEPPKQPGGLPDLPGGSPHQPGGPQRPPGGLPPLLPLLPFLPGLHGIPGLPGIPGLPRLLQEWILRGILPKRPVIIGPGAEVDVDATVNIGGGFFGSGGLFGTGIFGKNGLFGTGFLSRNQLDPFGIFTPIGSFFGALGSLFGISPPVPFFGPFGPFGRGMEGSVTVDVGGYVPWPKSILAGILHPFLGFLG; from the exons ATGGTGCGACAATTG ATTCTCGTCCTTTCTCTGATCCTCTTTAGCGGCAGCTCACATGCTATTGTCAGTGAGTTGGCCCGTCAGACCGAGTCTGCCATCCAAGGATGGGCAGACATAAAGATGGCCCCTCTACGTTACTTAAATGTTCTCTTTGGTGCTAATCCCGGAGGACTTAGGGGTCTTAACGGTAGAAATCTCGCACTTGAAGCTTCTTTATCTACTGCTGCCAATTTGCAAGTAGCTAAATTAGTCAAATTATTGGCAAGTGGCAACCTATTTCCAGGAGGTTATTTCCCTTATCCCGGATATGGTAAAATTATAGCTGATGTGCCCAAGGGAAGCGACCTAATCACTATAATCAAGAACCCACGGTCCTACAATCCGTACTTAACTCCACCAGGTATTCCTGGTTGGAATATTCCAGTTGGATGGCCTCGTTATCCAGGTCCTCCCCTTTGGCCTTGGGGCACAGAGAAACCTTCGCCGATACGTCCCGAAGATCCTTTCCCTGGTGAACCTCGACCGACACTACCTCCAGGTGGAAATTTCCCTGGATTTCCACCTTTCCCGGATGTACCTCTACCTCCACCGGGTGGACCTCCACATCAATCGGGTGGACCCCCAGATCCAGAGGGTGGACCTCCACATCAATCGGGTGGACCCCCAGATCCAGAGGGTGGACCTCCAGATCTACCGGGTGAACCTCCAAAGCAACCCGGTGGACTTCCTGATCTACCGGGTGGTTCTCCACATCAACCAGGTGGACCTCAACGTCCACCAGGTGGACTTCCACCATTACTACCTTTACTACCTTTCCTACCAGGACTACATGGAATACCTGGACTACCTGGAATACCTGGACTACCTAGACTACTTCAAGAATGGATACTGCGCGGTATTTTGCCGAAAAGACCTGTTATTATTGGTCCGGGTGCAGAAGTTGACGTAGATGCGACGGTAAATATAGGCGGCGGATTCTTCGGAAGCGGTGGACTATTCGGTACaggaatttttggaaaaaatgGACTTTTTGGAACTGGATTTCTTAGTAGGAACCAATTAGACCCCTTTGGCATTTTCACCCCAATCGGAAGTTTCTTTGGAGCACTGGGAAGCCTATTTGGAATTAGTCCACCAGTACCGTTCTTTGGACCTTTCGGACCTTTCGGACGCGGAATGGAGGGTTCTGTCACCGTGGATGTCGGCGGCTACGTGCCATGGCCAAAAAGCATATTGGCAGGAATTTTGCATCCTTTCCTGGGATTTCTGGGATAG